The DNA region GCGCGTTTCGGGGTCTGGGTTGTCCAGCGCGATCGCCGCGAGCGCGTTGAGCGACGCGGGGCTGGGCACGTTCGCGGCCGCGGAGATCAGCAGCAGCCGCGTGCTGTTGTTGCGTTCCTCGGCCAGCAGGCCGGCCAGCGCCAGGCCCGCGTCCGGGTCCTTGAGGTCTTTGAACTGCTGCACGGCCTCGGCGACCCGCTTGGGGTCGCGGTCGCCCAGTTGCTTGCGCCACCGCGCGAGCCGGTTCTTCCACTCGGCCGCGGTCCGCTCCTGTTGCTCTTTGCGCTCGATCAGCTCGATCTCTTGCGGCGTGCGGTAGTCGCCCGAGTGCCGCACCATGCCGCGGGCGGCCATCAAGTCTTCGCGGTCGAGCCAGCGGTCTCCCACGCGGCGGTAGCCCAGTTGGGCGCGGGCCTCCTCGTGGTTGGGGTCGAGCTGCACCACGCGCTCCAGGTGCACGCGCGACTCGTCGGCCAGGCCGTTCTCGCGGCACCACTCGGCGAAGTTCCACTGGGCCAGGGGGGTGTCTGGCACGGTCGGCGCCCGGCCGGCGTAGACCTGCTGCGCCGCAGAGCGGGGCGTGACCAGCGCGATCTGCTTGCGCGTGAGGGTGAGCCGGCCCCCCCCTTCGAGGTCGATCGCCACGGTGTTGCGGTCGTCGTTGGGGACGATCGTGCCTACCACACGCCCGCCGGTGGCTAGCTGCACCACGTCGATCGCCGAGGCCAGCGGGGCCACGGAGGTGCAGGCGATCAGGATGAGCGTTCGTAGCATGGCGGCGCTGGCGGGTCGGCCGGTGGGGGTGCTTCGACTATTATACCGGCTGTCGAGGCGCATGGCCTCAGGTTTCGAGCCCCAAGTTCTGATTGCAGCGGTCCTGTGGATCAAGCCGATAACCCGACGATCCCCCAGCAGCACCGCGGGCAGGCGCCCGCAGCGGCGCGCTGCGCGGTGGTCACCGTGAGCGACACCCGCACGGCAGAAACCGACCGCGGCGGGCCGCTGATCGTCCAGATGCTTGAGGGGGCCGGCCACTTGGTCGTTCGGCGGGAGATCGTGGCGGACAGCCGGCCAGAGATCGAGGCCCTGGTCGCCGCGCTCGCGGTCCAGGCCGACGCGGTGCTGGTGACCGGCGGGACGGGGATCGCCCCGCGCGACGTGACGTGCGAAGCGCTCACGGCCCTGTTCGACAAGCCGATGCCGGGCTACGGCGAGCTCTTCCGGATGCTCAGCTTCCAAGAGATCGGCGCCGCGGCCATGCTGAGCCGCGCCGTCGGGGGCGTGGTGGGGCGCGCCGTGGTGCTGTCGATGCCTGGCTCGCCGGCGGCGGTGCGGTTGGCGATGGAGCGGCTGGTGCTGCCCGAGTTGGCGCACCTGGTTTGGGAGGCTCGGAAGGGGGTGGGGTAAGTGGGAAACGGGCCGACCGTAGGTCGGCTGCTATTGGCTTTTTTGCTATTGGGGAGAAAGGGGTGATGGACGAGACGCTTGTAAAACGCATCGCGCCGGCCGCCGGGGTGATGCAGGTCATCTTGTTCGGACTGCTGAGCGGTCCGCTCTTCTTCGCGGGCGTGGTGGTGTTCTTGGTGAAGGGCCAAGACGCGGTGGCGCCCGGCGCGGCGCACCCGCTCACCACCGCGGCGCTCGTCGTGGGGCTGGTTGCGCTGGTGGCGCAGAACATCGTCGCGACGCTGGTCCGCGAGCGCGCCCAGGCGCAAGCCGCCGGGCTGCCGAAGGACGACGAGGCGTTCGCGCCGCAGTCCAACCGCGGCGCCGGCGTGACCGAGCAACTGGGCGCGTTGGTCTCGGGCTACCAGGTAGCGCTGATCGTCTCTGCCGCGGTGCTCGAAGGGGCGACGTTCTTCAACCTGATCGCCTACCTGCTAGAGCAGGTCCCCTGGAGCCTGGCGATGGCGGGGCTGCTGTGGGTCGCGATGGCCGTGAAGTTCCCTACCGCCGGCCGGGTAGCGGGCTGGGTCGGCCAGTCGCGGCGGGAGATCGAGGAGAAACGCTCGCTGCGGTGACGCATCACGCCCTGCCGGGCGTATAATGGCAAGGTCAGCACGGTTTCGAGGGATCAGTTATGGACACGACCAAGTTCGTACATTGGCAGGACGGCGATTCTTGGATCGGTTACCTTGCCGAGTTTCCGGACTACCACACACAGGGCGACACGCTGGCCGATCTAGAAGACCATCTCCGCGACCTCTACGCCGATCTGTCTACCGGCAAGGTCGCCGGGGCGCGTCGGGTCGGAGAACTTCAACTGCCGTGAAACGAGTCGAACTGGTCCGACGTCTTGAAGAGGCCGGATGCGTGCTCGAGCGGCACGGCGGCAAGCACGACTGGTACCGGAACGCGCTGACCGGAGAATGCCAGCCGGTTCCGCGTCACCGTGAGATCAAGGAGTACTTGGCGCGACGTATCCTCAAGAAGCTCTCCAACGACAACGCCGGCGACTGGATGGCATGAGCAACAGTCCGCGCCTCGCCCCCGGTTGGTCTCGACGCTGCTGCTCACCCGCCGCCGTGGCGGTTGGTCGCTAGCTTCTTCTTGATCTCGCTCTTGAGCCGGTCCACAATCGCGCGCTTGTCGGTGTTCGCCAGGATCTTGGCGACCACGCTCTTGGGGCCCTTATTGCCCCAGCTAGCGCCCTGCTCGAAGTAGAACCGGGCCGCCTGCCCCACGATGTAGCTGCCGAAGCCCGCCGCGGCGGCCTGCGGCACGGCGGTGACGGCCGTCGAGGCGCCCAGCGTGGCGCCCTTGAGCAGCGACGAGCCGTAGCTGGCCACCGCCTCGCCCACCAGCGCCCAGCCGGCCGCCTTGAGGATGCCCTTCACCAGGTCGCCCGCGCCGGCGGTGGAGAGCTCGATGCCGTACACGGCGGCCAGGTTCATCACCATCGTGGCGTCTACGGCGATGCCGCCGGCGATGTCGGCCATCGCCACGGGGTTGAGCGACACGGCGGTCGCCTTCACCGCGGCGTAGGTCCAGATGATCCGGTTCGCCTTGTCGGCCCGCAGCCGCACGCGGAGCGCCGCCACGCGGTCGGTGCGGTCTGCGGCGTACATCGAGGCGGACAGCGCCACCAGCGCCAGCCCCTCGCCCTCGAGCACCTCGAGGATCTTCCCGCGCAGCTCGTCTACCTTGGGCGCCGGCTTGCGCCACTCGCTGCGCTCGGCGCCGTCGGCGGACTGGATGATGTACTCCACCTCCCGCGGCGCCGCGGCGGTGAGCACCACGTGGTCGGGGGGGAGGATGCTAGCAAGCCTCGGCCCGCGCAGCACCCCCAGCAGGTCTTCGAGTTGGGCCGGCGAGTAGAGGTCGGTCTTGTTCAGCACCAGCAGGATCGGCTTGTGGCTGCCGGCGAGGGTGGACAGCGCGCTGAACTCGGTCTCGTTGAGGTCGGAGTCGCAGACGAACAGAATCAGGTCGGCCCGCTCGGCGGCTTGGCGGGCCATCTCGCCGCGCTCGGCGCCCCCCACCTCGTTCAGCCCGGGGGTGTCGATGAGCACCACCTGGCTCTCGGCGAAGCCGGGGAGCCGGTAGCCGGCGCCGGCCCAGTCCAGCTTCCACACGTCTTTGGTCCAGCCGCCGCGGACGCTGGTGCTGGCCACCTGCTCGCCGACCAGGGCGTTGATGAGCGCGCTCTTGCCGGTGGAGATCTCGCCGAACACGACGATCTCGATCCGCCCGGAGCGGAGCTTGACGGCGAGGTCCTGCAGGTCGCGGAGCTCGTCCGCCAGGGCGGCGCGTTCGGCCTCGTTGCAACGCTCGACGTGCTCGATCGCCGAACGCACGGCGCCGAGCGCAGACCAGAAGTCGGCGTCGTCGATCGGCGGGGCGGGGGTGGAACTAGCGGGCATCCCTACAGTGTACCCCGTGGGGCGTGCTCCGCACGGCCGGTCCCGGGAAACCCCAGGCCACGGCCCGTCTTGGTGGCCCGTCTCAGTAGCCCGTCTCAGTAGCCCCTCGAGGCCTAGTGCACGACGGGGGCGACCACGATCGCGTTAACTAGCGTCTCGTCTTCCAGCACGCCGAGCGCCGCGTGTTGGGCAAGCTGCTTGGTGTAGTAGGTGGCGCAGCGGCCGCGGAGCGTGATGGCCTTGTCCTCGACCTGCACGTCGAGCCCGCGGACCCGACCGCCGAGCCGCTTGGCGATGCGGTCGTGGATGCGCTCCGCGAGCCACGCGGCGCGGTTCAGCGCCCGGGTAGTGGCTAACGCGACGAGGGTTCCATCGGCGGGGTCGTAGCGTGGCGGCATGACGATGTACTCCTTACTGGGCAGCGGCCCGGAAAGGGTCACTGCTGCAACCGCCCGTTGCGAGAGGACTCGGGATATCTAAACTCGCCTGCCGCCGAACCGCCGCGGGAGCCGGTCGGCCGGCGCCCGCGAAGGACGCCCGCCACGACTGCGACATCATCGGTTGCGACAAGAATAACGGGGCGCGGCCGATCAATCCATTTGGCTGCCGGACCGGCTCGTCGATACGCCGCATGGTGTGCGGGCCTCGACGAGCGCCGAACAGACACCCTCATGTATAGCGGAGTTGATTAGCCAGTCAACTTACATCTAGGACATGTGACAAAATATCACACGGACTTTACCTGGTTAGCGAATGTCGTGCC from Pirellulimonas nuda includes:
- a CDS encoding type II toxin-antitoxin system HicA family toxin; translation: MKRVELVRRLEEAGCVLERHGGKHDWYRNALTGECQPVPRHREIKEYLARRILKKLSNDNAGDWMA
- a CDS encoding MogA/MoaB family molybdenum cofactor biosynthesis protein — translated: MDQADNPTIPQQHRGQAPAAARCAVVTVSDTRTAETDRGGPLIVQMLEGAGHLVVRREIVADSRPEIEALVAALAVQADAVLVTGGTGIAPRDVTCEALTALFDKPMPGYGELFRMLSFQEIGAAAMLSRAVGGVVGRAVVLSMPGSPAAVRLAMERLVLPELAHLVWEARKGVG
- a CDS encoding GTP-binding protein is translated as MPASSTPAPPIDDADFWSALGAVRSAIEHVERCNEAERAALADELRDLQDLAVKLRSGRIEIVVFGEISTGKSALINALVGEQVASTSVRGGWTKDVWKLDWAGAGYRLPGFAESQVVLIDTPGLNEVGGAERGEMARQAAERADLILFVCDSDLNETEFSALSTLAGSHKPILLVLNKTDLYSPAQLEDLLGVLRGPRLASILPPDHVVLTAAAPREVEYIIQSADGAERSEWRKPAPKVDELRGKILEVLEGEGLALVALSASMYAADRTDRVAALRVRLRADKANRIIWTYAAVKATAVSLNPVAMADIAGGIAVDATMVMNLAAVYGIELSTAGAGDLVKGILKAAGWALVGEAVASYGSSLLKGATLGASTAVTAVPQAAAAGFGSYIVGQAARFYFEQGASWGNKGPKSVVAKILANTDKRAIVDRLKSEIKKKLATNRHGGG
- a CDS encoding type II toxin-antitoxin system HicB family antitoxin, with protein sequence MDTTKFVHWQDGDSWIGYLAEFPDYHTQGDTLADLEDHLRDLYADLSTGKVAGARRVGELQLP
- a CDS encoding HEAT repeat domain-containing protein, encoding MLRTLILIACTSVAPLASAIDVVQLATGGRVVGTIVPNDDRNTVAIDLEGGGRLTLTRKQIALVTPRSAAQQVYAGRAPTVPDTPLAQWNFAEWCRENGLADESRVHLERVVQLDPNHEEARAQLGYRRVGDRWLDREDLMAARGMVRHSGDYRTPQEIELIERKEQQERTAAEWKNRLARWRKQLGDRDPKRVAEAVQQFKDLKDPDAGLALAGLLAEERNNSTRLLLISAAANVPSPASLNALAAIALDNPDPETRYRAIEALAASRHAGLATPFIKALRSNDNGQVNRGAEAIEALAGPSAVSPLIDALTTKHVSVVGANSGGDTYSMSPTAGVTSFGGGGPKRLEKQLKNPAVLRALSKITGENFGYDEVAWRRWLASRAKTEQVDLRRDG
- a CDS encoding BON domain-containing protein — translated: MPPRYDPADGTLVALATTRALNRAAWLAERIHDRIAKRLGGRVRGLDVQVEDKAITLRGRCATYYTKQLAQHAALGVLEDETLVNAIVVAPVVH